In Heyndrickxia vini, the sequence GAGTACCTACTTAAAGAGGTACAAAAGGTTTATCGTATGCAAGGGGTAGAAATTGGCGATAAGCATATCGAAGTAATGGTTCGCCAAATGCTTCGAAAAGTAAGAGTAATCAATGCTGGGGATACTGATGTATTACCAGGATCATTACTTGATATTCATCAATTTACAGATGCGAACGAGAAGGCCATTTTAGAAGGTAAATTACCAGCTACAGGTCGTCCTGTATTACTTGGTATTACAAAAGCGTCACTTGAAACGGATTCCTTCCTTTCAGCAGCATCATTCCAAGAAACAACACGTGTACTAACAGATGCGGCAATTAAAGGAAAACGTGATGAACTACTTGGATTAAAAGAAAATGTTATTATCGGAAAACTTGTTCCTGCTGGTACTGGTATGCAACGTTATCGTAAAGCTGAACCAGTTGTTCCAACAGTGGAAGATGAACACGTTATAGTAGAATAACAATAAGTGCAGCCAGGAAGGTGTTATTGCAAGTAATAATATATATTATCGATTGTTTGCAATGGCTCTTTCTCTGCTCTCTAATTGTGATGCCGGTAGAAATTACCGGCACACCTTTCATTTTTATTTTTTTACTATGTTGACATTAACATATGAAAATGATACTATATTCAAGGTGCTCCTATCATACACCTGTTGCTTTGGAGGATATGATAAATGTCTTATGAAAAAGTAAAGCAGGCTAAACAAATTGTTGTAGGAACAAAACAAACAGTAAAAGCTCTTAAAGACAACAACATGGATGAACTTATATTGGCTGAGGACGCTGATCCTGCGGTTATTAAAAATGTAATTCAGGTTGCAAATGATATGAACATACCAATTTCGATGGTTGATTCAATGAAGAAACTCGGAAAAGTATGTGGAATAGAAGTTGGGGCTGCTGCTGTTGCAGTTATTTATTAAAACTGTTTTTGCAGAACAAACTGCAAAAACTTTGTTTTTGCTTTAAAATGAACC encodes:
- a CDS encoding 50S ribosomal protein L7ae-like protein, producing the protein MSYEKVKQAKQIVVGTKQTVKALKDNNMDELILAEDADPAVIKNVIQVANDMNIPISMVDSMKKLGKVCGIEVGAAAVAVIY